A genomic stretch from Polyangium spumosum includes:
- the folB gene encoding dihydroneopterin aldolase — translation MSIAQSYRIRLEGIRFRARHGVSRAERGLPQDFVVNVEVSLPVSALPRTDALAKVFDYDGLANLVVDEGTRASYKLLEILAERLITRILADTPAVAVTVQVKKFGPPTSVSVDAVSVELTANRPA, via the coding sequence ATGTCGATCGCCCAGAGCTACCGGATTCGGCTCGAAGGGATCCGGTTCCGCGCGCGCCATGGTGTCTCGCGGGCCGAGCGAGGCTTGCCGCAGGACTTCGTGGTGAACGTCGAGGTCTCGCTCCCCGTCTCGGCTCTGCCTCGGACGGACGCGCTCGCCAAGGTCTTCGACTACGACGGCCTCGCGAACCTGGTCGTCGACGAGGGCACGCGTGCCTCCTACAAGCTGCTCGAGATCCTCGCCGAGCGCCTCATCACGCGCATCCTCGCCGACACGCCCGCGGTCGCCGTGACCGTGCAGGTGAAGAAGTTCGGCCCTCCGACCTCGGTCTCGGTCGACGCGGTCTCCGTCGAGCTCACGGCGAACCGACCTGCGTAA
- a CDS encoding class I SAM-dependent methyltransferase — MSAATSNRPVHPSMVLGAYLERFVRARRVAVLGDATLELAERLVERGARLVHAYDPDAARAAEAFTRTSQDRERHVTHAVLAGDLGVRDGAFDVVVVPDLSIFADPSEVLRRARKLAGSAGIAVIASPNPDASRRLLALSAQRNKEASPPGYYALYDLVSLQFPVVRMLGQAPFVGYTVADFAAGPDLEVSVDTSLLQATEEPEHFIAIASERKVSVDAFVVVELSLAEVRDAIGATGAKAADAGRVKELETALAAHDERRRTDEKSAEERAAAAVATAARVVELEAKLERLREVDTRAGDAHVRAERLTHQIRDLEEELRRQRDRATKLAKQLDDEKKLRTKAEVELGLARGTPQIPGAKERIEQLTADLSATRARALELEGELSAAGVGIEELSNDRAALRARVAELELRLAAQEAAAATKEPDPSLLSRVAQLEAALERSEAGRLAAVRRADELAETLAATTAERLHLAEKTQALEKQVATLLAERAAAESMAPEIDALEAQLRERGHHIVVLEAELREGLRVGKELVEELEELRAAAATPAGEATPPAAAPQNGAAVPPSTVGGFAATATEAAPLATTEDVTLPSATLDVTEAMKTQLDTLAARAARSEADLKAAEWRIAQLELSLAAAERGEGEPTAVAVELEQALLAAHQELATLRRAVGPEGAHVAPGVVEQAVLLHQVQDQIDGAAP, encoded by the coding sequence ATGAGCGCCGCCACGTCGAACAGGCCAGTCCACCCGTCGATGGTGCTCGGGGCTTACCTCGAGCGCTTCGTCCGCGCGCGTCGCGTCGCCGTGCTCGGAGACGCGACCCTGGAGCTCGCCGAGCGGCTCGTCGAGCGCGGCGCGCGGCTCGTCCACGCCTACGATCCCGACGCAGCACGCGCGGCCGAGGCCTTCACGCGCACCTCGCAGGACCGCGAGCGGCACGTGACGCACGCGGTGCTCGCAGGAGACCTCGGCGTGCGCGACGGGGCCTTCGACGTGGTCGTGGTGCCCGATCTCTCGATCTTCGCCGACCCGTCCGAGGTGCTGCGCAGGGCGCGCAAGCTCGCCGGCTCGGCCGGCATCGCGGTGATCGCCTCGCCGAACCCCGACGCGTCCCGCCGGCTGCTCGCGCTCTCCGCGCAGCGCAACAAAGAAGCGTCGCCGCCCGGGTATTACGCGCTCTACGACCTCGTCTCGCTCCAGTTCCCGGTCGTGCGCATGCTCGGGCAAGCGCCGTTCGTCGGGTACACGGTGGCGGACTTCGCCGCGGGCCCGGATCTCGAGGTCAGCGTCGACACGTCGCTCCTCCAGGCGACCGAGGAGCCCGAGCACTTCATCGCCATCGCCAGCGAGCGCAAGGTCTCCGTCGACGCGTTCGTCGTCGTGGAGCTCTCGCTCGCCGAGGTGCGCGACGCGATCGGGGCGACGGGCGCGAAGGCCGCGGACGCCGGGCGCGTGAAGGAGCTCGAGACCGCGCTCGCCGCGCACGACGAGCGCAGGCGCACGGACGAGAAATCCGCCGAGGAGCGCGCAGCCGCAGCCGTGGCGACCGCGGCCCGCGTGGTCGAGCTCGAAGCGAAGCTCGAACGGCTGCGCGAGGTGGACACGCGCGCCGGCGACGCGCACGTGCGCGCCGAGCGGCTGACCCACCAGATCCGCGACCTCGAAGAGGAGCTGCGCCGCCAGCGCGACCGCGCGACCAAGCTCGCCAAGCAGCTCGACGACGAGAAGAAGCTGCGCACGAAGGCCGAGGTGGAGCTCGGGCTCGCCCGCGGGACCCCGCAGATCCCAGGCGCCAAGGAGCGCATCGAGCAGCTCACGGCCGACCTCTCCGCCACGCGAGCCCGCGCCCTGGAGCTCGAAGGCGAGCTCAGCGCGGCAGGCGTGGGCATCGAGGAGCTCTCGAACGACAGGGCCGCGCTGCGCGCCCGCGTCGCCGAGCTCGAGCTGCGGCTCGCCGCCCAGGAGGCCGCCGCCGCCACGAAGGAGCCGGACCCGAGCCTGCTCTCGCGTGTCGCCCAGCTCGAAGCCGCGCTCGAGCGATCGGAGGCCGGACGTCTTGCCGCCGTGCGCCGCGCCGACGAGCTCGCCGAGACGCTCGCCGCCACCACGGCCGAAAGGCTCCACCTCGCCGAGAAGACGCAGGCGCTCGAGAAGCAGGTCGCCACGTTGCTCGCCGAGCGCGCCGCGGCCGAGTCGATGGCGCCGGAGATCGACGCGCTCGAAGCGCAGCTCCGGGAGCGAGGTCATCACATCGTGGTGCTCGAAGCGGAGCTCCGCGAAGGTCTGCGGGTGGGCAAGGAGCTCGTCGAGGAGCTCGAAGAGCTCCGCGCGGCCGCCGCGACCCCCGCGGGCGAGGCCACGCCGCCCGCGGCCGCGCCGCAAAACGGCGCCGCCGTGCCGCCGTCGACGGTGGGAGGATTCGCCGCCACGGCGACCGAAGCCGCGCCCCTCGCGACGACCGAGGACGTCACGCTCCCGAGCGCGACCCTCGACGTCACCGAGGCCATGAAGACGCAGCTCGACACGCTCGCCGCGCGCGCGGCCCGCTCCGAGGCCGATCTCAAGGCGGCGGAGTGGCGCATCGCGCAGCTCGAGCTCTCCCTCGCGGCCGCCGAGCGCGGCGAGGGAGAGCCGACGGCCGTGGCGGTCGAGCTCGAGCAAGCCCTGCTCGCGGCCCACCAGGAGCTCGCCACGTTGCGACGAGCGGTCGGCCCCGAGGGCGCGCACGTCGCGCCGGGCGTGGTCGAGCAGGCGGTCCTCCTCCATCAAGTGCAGGACCAGATCGACGGCGCCGCCCCCTGA
- a CDS encoding Crp/Fnr family transcriptional regulator, translating into MVTIQDNRRPAVDAPKVRINRALKLCPLFEKVSRATFDNALDVGELDVVRAGMSIQKQHDDVTSLALLGHGRARLERKLPSGQTVPLGYRGSGDLLGEAALAGARTYVESAIAIDESEVVRFPIAAMHAWLREDPALGLGLLCLLVDRQRAAEDRIESLLFRNVEGRLVEFLLGAVDRWGVPDTRGTLISAPITHLEIAQSIGSTRETVTITLGALRKDGLLAVSGRRLIVVDRDALSKRR; encoded by the coding sequence ATGGTCACGATCCAGGATAACCGCCGCCCCGCCGTGGATGCGCCGAAGGTGCGCATCAACCGTGCGCTGAAGCTCTGCCCTCTCTTCGAGAAGGTGTCTCGTGCGACGTTCGACAACGCGCTCGACGTCGGCGAGCTCGACGTCGTCCGCGCTGGGATGTCCATCCAGAAGCAACACGACGACGTCACCTCGCTCGCGCTCCTCGGGCACGGTCGTGCTCGACTCGAGCGCAAACTGCCCTCGGGACAGACGGTCCCGCTTGGTTACCGCGGCAGCGGTGATCTGCTCGGCGAGGCTGCGCTCGCGGGCGCCAGGACCTACGTCGAGAGCGCCATCGCCATCGACGAGAGTGAGGTCGTCCGCTTCCCGATCGCCGCGATGCACGCTTGGCTCCGCGAGGATCCGGCGCTCGGCTTGGGGCTGCTCTGCCTCCTCGTCGATCGCCAGCGCGCCGCCGAGGATCGTATCGAGTCGCTCCTCTTCCGCAACGTCGAGGGGCGCCTCGTCGAGTTCCTCCTCGGGGCCGTCGATCGCTGGGGCGTGCCCGACACGCGTGGCACGTTGATCTCCGCGCCGATCACCCACCTCGAGATCGCGCAGTCGATCGGCTCGACGCGCGAGACCGTCACCATCACGCTCGGCGCGCTCCGCAAGGACGGCTTGCTCGCCGTGTCGGGCCGACGGCTGATCGTGGTCGACCGCGACGCGCTCTCGAAGCGGCGGTGA
- the cobA gene encoding uroporphyrinogen-III C-methyltransferase, protein MKNRAEGDEGGELTRSAARAAATGTVYLVGGGPGDPGLLTERGAELLSSAEVVLHDELIHPALLSRVRPDAIVMSVGKRGSDRASKQAKQEAIEAELVRLGREGKSVVRLKGGDPYLFGRGSEEAEALARAGIPFEVVPGVCSPLGATAYAGFSLTHRDLASSVTLVSGTMRSGVGYDWSELASVKGTICVLMGMHNLEEVAAGLLGPARRAPETPAAVIQWGTRAEQRVVTGSLAEIAAIARAEGLGSPGIVLVGAVAARREALRWFDTRPLFGRHVAVLRPKGQAQSVAKLLRQRGAEPFVWPAIEIAPPPDPAAVSALARELGAWDVVAFTSENGVERLFSALAAEGLDARAFGRAKVAAIGTGTAAALLSRGIRADIVPTSDFRGEGLARAILEDAEIENRLSKKEIVRVVIPRALVAREVLPETLRAAGCEVRVVPVYETRKAGPSLVAELVTRLSERSIDVVLLSATSTVEGLVGALGARAGELLAGVTVASIGEITTESARARGIEVAVTAETSTMEGLVAAVERYFVQKQ, encoded by the coding sequence ATGAAAAATCGGGCGGAAGGCGATGAAGGCGGGGAATTGACGCGCTCTGCGGCACGCGCCGCCGCGACCGGGACGGTGTACCTGGTGGGCGGGGGCCCGGGAGATCCTGGATTATTGACCGAACGTGGCGCCGAGCTTCTATCGAGCGCGGAGGTGGTGCTGCACGACGAGCTCATTCACCCCGCGTTGCTGTCCCGCGTGCGGCCCGACGCGATCGTGATGTCCGTGGGCAAGCGTGGCTCGGACCGCGCCTCGAAGCAGGCGAAGCAGGAGGCGATCGAGGCGGAGCTCGTGCGGCTCGGGCGCGAAGGAAAGAGCGTGGTGCGGCTGAAAGGCGGCGATCCGTACCTGTTCGGGCGAGGCTCGGAGGAGGCGGAGGCGCTCGCGCGGGCCGGCATCCCGTTCGAGGTGGTGCCCGGCGTGTGCTCGCCGCTCGGCGCGACGGCGTATGCGGGGTTTTCCCTGACGCACCGGGACCTCGCGTCGAGCGTGACGCTCGTGAGCGGGACGATGCGGTCGGGCGTGGGATACGACTGGTCGGAGCTCGCCAGCGTGAAGGGCACGATTTGCGTGCTGATGGGGATGCACAACCTCGAAGAGGTGGCGGCAGGCCTTCTCGGCCCGGCGCGGCGCGCGCCGGAGACGCCGGCGGCGGTGATCCAGTGGGGGACGCGGGCCGAGCAGCGGGTCGTGACGGGGTCACTCGCGGAGATCGCCGCGATCGCGCGGGCAGAAGGGCTCGGGAGCCCGGGAATCGTGCTCGTGGGGGCGGTGGCCGCGCGGCGGGAGGCGCTGCGCTGGTTCGATACGCGGCCGCTGTTCGGGAGGCACGTGGCGGTGCTCCGGCCGAAGGGGCAAGCGCAATCGGTGGCGAAGCTCCTGCGGCAACGAGGGGCCGAGCCCTTCGTGTGGCCGGCGATCGAGATCGCGCCGCCGCCCGATCCGGCGGCGGTCTCCGCGCTCGCGCGTGAGCTCGGGGCCTGGGACGTGGTGGCGTTCACGAGCGAAAATGGCGTGGAGCGGCTGTTTTCGGCGCTCGCGGCCGAGGGCCTCGACGCGCGGGCGTTCGGCCGCGCGAAGGTGGCCGCGATCGGGACGGGCACGGCGGCGGCGCTGCTCTCGAGGGGGATTCGCGCGGACATCGTGCCGACGAGTGATTTCCGCGGGGAAGGATTGGCGCGCGCCATCCTGGAGGACGCGGAGATCGAGAATCGTTTGTCCAAAAAGGAGATTGTGCGGGTGGTGATCCCGCGCGCGCTGGTGGCGCGGGAGGTGCTGCCCGAGACGCTGCGCGCGGCGGGCTGCGAGGTGCGGGTCGTGCCGGTGTACGAGACGCGCAAAGCCGGGCCTTCGCTCGTGGCGGAGCTCGTGACGCGGCTGTCGGAGAGGTCGATCGACGTGGTGCTGCTGTCGGCGACGAGCACGGTCGAGGGGCTCGTCGGGGCGCTCGGGGCGCGCGCGGGCGAGCTGCTCGCGGGCGTGACGGTCGCGAGTATCGGAGAGATCACGACGGAGAGCGCGCGGGCGCGGGGGATCGAGGTGGCCGTGACGGCGGAGACGAGCACGATGGAGGGGCTCGTCGCGGCGGTGGAGAGGTATTTCGTGCAGAAACAATGA
- the nhaR gene encoding transcriptional activator NhaR, whose amino-acid sequence MEWLNYHHLLYFWVVAREGSIARASQELRLAQPTISGQIRALEEALGEKLFVRSGRHLVLTEVGRVVFRYADDIFSLGRELLDTVKGRPTGRPLRFVVGIADVVPKHIAHRLLEPALALEEPVRMVCREDKADRLLAELALHNLDMVITDAPLGAGMKIKAYSHLLGECGVSFLAAPSVSLDPRRPFPACLDGAPFLLPAEGTMLRRSLEQWFESERIRPRVVGEFDDSALIKVFGQAGAGVVVAPSVIEKEVEGQYDLRIVGSTDAVKERFYAITGERKIKNPATNAVASVARKQIFG is encoded by the coding sequence GTGGAGTGGCTGAACTACCATCACCTCCTTTATTTCTGGGTTGTTGCGCGTGAAGGCAGCATCGCTCGGGCGAGCCAGGAGCTCAGGCTCGCGCAGCCCACGATCAGCGGACAGATCCGCGCCCTCGAGGAGGCGCTCGGCGAGAAGCTCTTCGTCCGCAGCGGCCGTCACCTCGTCCTGACCGAGGTGGGGCGTGTCGTCTTTCGGTACGCGGACGACATCTTCTCGCTTGGCCGCGAGCTGCTCGACACGGTGAAGGGCCGGCCGACGGGCAGGCCGCTCCGGTTCGTGGTGGGCATCGCCGACGTCGTGCCCAAGCACATCGCGCATCGCCTGCTCGAGCCTGCGCTCGCGCTCGAGGAGCCCGTGCGTATGGTGTGCCGCGAGGACAAGGCCGATCGGCTGCTCGCCGAGCTCGCGCTCCACAACCTCGACATGGTGATCACCGACGCGCCGCTCGGCGCCGGCATGAAGATCAAGGCGTACAGCCATTTGCTCGGCGAATGCGGGGTCAGCTTCCTCGCCGCGCCCTCGGTCTCGCTCGACCCGCGGCGGCCCTTCCCTGCCTGCCTCGACGGCGCGCCGTTCCTCTTGCCGGCCGAGGGCACGATGCTCCGCCGCTCGCTCGAGCAATGGTTCGAATCCGAGCGTATCCGGCCGCGCGTCGTGGGCGAGTTCGACGACAGCGCGCTGATCAAGGTCTTCGGCCAGGCCGGCGCGGGCGTGGTGGTCGCGCCCTCCGTCATCGAAAAGGAGGTCGAGGGCCAGTACGACCTCCGGATCGTCGGCTCCACGGACGCGGTCAAGGAGCGTTTTTACGCGATCACGGGCGAACGCAAGATCAAGAACCCCGCCACGAATGCGGTCGCCAGCGTCGCGCGAAAGCAGATCTTCGGCTGA
- a CDS encoding GAF domain-containing protein, translated as MRSIKLLTDAVGPASCAVDRWYVSDGATAVGPVGIELIARGLEAGKVPLESYVRHEAWKVWRPLSELAVVSVDSAAPTPPYHPRPAETIPGSVMDDITLPGRPVFPDEVMPQDVLAGAADLDDALLLLFNASVLRTGADAGLVHVVRPGGAVVLYAHGPFSRDMVGERTSLVDPVLAAAVEGNTVVAEPAPGPAGQALKDRLLHLGVACEAAWMVPVLAGGRLVAAIELGRKAPRVRASELAIVEALVDALANRADHDAW; from the coding sequence ATGCGATCCATCAAGTTGCTCACCGATGCCGTCGGGCCCGCTTCGTGCGCCGTTGATCGATGGTACGTCTCCGATGGGGCGACGGCGGTGGGACCTGTGGGCATCGAGCTCATCGCGCGTGGCCTCGAGGCGGGGAAGGTGCCGCTCGAGAGTTACGTCCGCCACGAGGCGTGGAAGGTGTGGCGGCCTTTGTCGGAGCTCGCGGTGGTCTCGGTCGACTCCGCGGCTCCCACGCCGCCCTATCATCCTCGCCCCGCGGAGACCATCCCGGGCAGCGTGATGGACGACATCACCCTGCCGGGCCGGCCTGTGTTCCCGGACGAGGTGATGCCGCAGGACGTGCTCGCGGGCGCCGCGGATCTCGACGACGCGCTCCTCTTGCTCTTCAACGCGTCGGTCCTGCGCACGGGCGCGGACGCGGGGCTCGTGCACGTCGTGCGCCCCGGCGGCGCGGTCGTGCTCTACGCGCACGGCCCCTTCTCGCGGGACATGGTGGGAGAGCGCACGAGCCTCGTCGATCCGGTGCTCGCGGCGGCGGTGGAGGGCAACACGGTCGTGGCCGAGCCTGCGCCGGGCCCGGCGGGCCAGGCGCTCAAGGATCGGCTGCTCCACCTCGGCGTCGCGTGTGAAGCTGCGTGGATGGTGCCCGTGCTCGCCGGCGGCCGCCTCGTGGCGGCCATCGAGCTCGGCCGCAAGGCGCCGCGTGTGCGAGCGAGCGAGCTCGCCATCGTCGAGGCTCTCGTGGATGCCCTCGCGAACCGCGCCGATCACGACGCCTGGTAG